From Nicotiana tabacum cultivar K326 chromosome 22, ASM71507v2, whole genome shotgun sequence, one genomic window encodes:
- the LOC107801373 gene encoding putative RNA-binding protein C1827.05c, which translates to MGAKAKKKAITKKLKKGASDFSASSVFKHVAHDFLSLEGGPAQKLPKTEVRENKATVLYIGRIPHGFYENEMEGFFKQFGTIKRLRISRNNKTGKSKHFGFIEFESPEVVKVVADTMHNYLLFEHLLQVHLIPPEHVHPRLWKGVNRWYKPLDWVKIEKKRQDKERTLDEHKKLVEEILKRDKKRRKRIEAAGIDYECPEIVGSIQAAPKKIRFDAE; encoded by the exons ATGGGTGCTAAAGCAAAGAAGAAAGCAATTACCAAGAAATTGAAGAAGGGGGCAAGCGATTTTTCTGCTTCTTCAGTTTTTAAACATGTAGCTCATGACTTTCTG TCATTAGAAGGTGGGCCAGCACAGAAGCTTCCAAAGACTGAAGTGAGGGAAAATAAAGCCACAGTTTTATATATTGGGAGAATCCCGCATGGATTTTATGAGAATGAAATGGAAG GTTTCTTTAAGCAATTTGGTACAATCAAGAGGCTCAGAATTTCAAGGAATAATAAG ACAGGAAAATCAAAGCATTTTGGCTTCATAGAATTTGAGTCCCCTGAG GTTGTAAAAGTTGTTGCGGATACTATGCATAATTATCTCTTGTTTGAGCACTTATTGCAAGTTCATCTTATTCCTCCTGAACATGTACATCCAAGACT GTGGAAAGGTGTGAACCGCTGGTACAAACCCTTGGATTGGGTTAAAATTGAAAAGAAGCGTCAAGATAAG GAAAGAACACTGGATGAGCACAAGAAGTTGGTTGAAGAAATATTAAAGCGCGACAAGAAGAGGCGAAAGAGGATTGAAGCAGCAGGAATTGACTATGAGTGCCCAGAAATT GTGGGTTCAATTCAGGCTGCACCGAAGAAGATCAGATTCGATGCAGAATAG